Proteins from one Setaria italica strain Yugu1 chromosome V, Setaria_italica_v2.0, whole genome shotgun sequence genomic window:
- the LOC101782033 gene encoding transcription repressor OFP13, with product MVTRRLALTSLFHGKARDTSPPPPPPATAIAAAWSWPSSKNTSTQPARAAQPAAGSRTVASVVLDSAESSFTASSARQECSDSLSTASEASAPVVAGDDAADDAIVRGIRSDRLLFDPGASSTSSILEEKSACACGGDEAFGGGVAVAFESADPYADFRASMEEMVAAHGVGDWGWLEEMLGWYLRANDQDTHCAIVSAFIDVVVAIADPAREACSSRSSSCTFAAGELEVVADKGKPAAGVLTV from the coding sequence ATGGTGACCAGGAGGCTGGCCCTGACCTCCCTCTTCCATGGCAAGGCAAGGGacacctcgccgccaccgcctcctcccgctaCCGCCATCGCGGCAGCATGGTCGTGGCCATCCAGCAAGAACACGAGCACGcagcccgcccgcgccgcgcagcCGGCAGCtggctccaggaccgtcgcctCAGTCGTCCTCGACTCCGCCGAGTCCTCCTTCACAGCCTCCTCCGCGCGGCAGGAATGCTCCGACAGCCTTTCCACGGCGTCCGAGGCGTCGGCGCCGGTGGTAGCGGGCGACGACGCGGCGGACGACGCCATCGTGCGGGGGATCCGCTCAGACCGGCTCCTCTTCGACCCAGGCGCGTCGTCCACGAGTTCCATCCTCGAGGAGAAGTCGGCGTGCGcttgcggcggcgacgaggcgttcggcggcggcgtggcggtcGCTTTCGAGTCGGCGGACCCGTACGCGGACTTCCGGGCGTCCatggaggagatggtggccgcgCACGGCGTCGGCGACTGGGGCTGGCTCGAGGAGATGCTGGGGTGGTACCTGCGCGCCAACGACCAGGACACGCACTGCGCCATCGTGTCGGCGTTCatcgacgtcgtcgtcgccatCGCCGACCCGGCTCGCGAGGCGTGCTCTTCCCGGAGCTCCTCTTGCACGTTCGCGGCGGGAGAGTTGGAGGTCGTCGCGGACAAGGGTAAACCAGCTGCTGGGGTACTCACCGTGTGA